In a genomic window of Zingiber officinale cultivar Zhangliang chromosome 9B, Zo_v1.1, whole genome shotgun sequence:
- the LOC122023538 gene encoding U-box domain-containing protein 33-like isoform X1, whose translation MATRRGSIGSFGSVSSTVSSGLTEIEEEAAEEKLYVAVAAELKAGKATLFWAIQNTTRDQTIVLVHVLVPAKLIPMLGGKFPTSSLTTQQVDAYRMLERDKMNKSLNEYINLCSQMKVKVEKAVIEMDGIANGLVELIERHRITKLVMGAAADKHYSRKMKDVKSKTAINVKEQANPLCKIYFICKGHLIYTRESTPHASWTTPMPSQSSMVSKTPSLPSRQTSMASLSEQSRVPNVFLRQNESFNSYVSTTEDLSRQTSFSSFGDRNAAALPPTSSVRIPHNRSVGSSSNYPWEGISRSSRSSSPSVNFEDIINSCLVSVANYHESEAGSLILPSINGPEKEHIFSPPNHDMEDQGLDGDIYNKFQEALKEAEKLKSEAYEEYCKRQKAEMDALLALQKAKASEHKYAKEARLRKETEETLVAEKLQFEKLKKQYSDISEQLKMTVEQKLKLELQISEVENAARDYEKKLSEAHELLRSLQLDYDVLQQEHDKAVRDMDELLLKEDQTANISRSFSLEFSSSELKKATQGFSDSLKIGEGGFGSVYKGFLRNTAVAIKLLHPQSMQGISEFHQEVSILSRVRHPNLVTLIGACSETLALVYEFLPNGSLEDRLACKDNFEPLSWQVRTRIIAEICCALIFLHSSNPYPIVHGDLKPDNILLDANYVSKIGDFGISRLLDQSSSCSTLSYNTTNPRGTFAYMDPEYVTTGELTPQSDVYSFGIIILRLLTGKPPVAIVKLVEKYVNNEKLHAIIDKSAGNWPFAQANQLARLGLRCCALSRKSRPDLAGQVWQTVELSMKSASLSATTLSVRSVSKNDRTPPYFICPISKEVMENPHLAADGYTYEAEAMRSWIDSGHDTSPMTNLKLPNCELIPNHALRSAIQEWRQ comes from the exons ATGGCGACCAGGAGAGGGAGTATAGGCAGCTTCGGGAGCGTCAGCTCGACGGTGAGCAGTGGCTTGACGGAGATTGAGGAGGAGGCGGCAGAGGAGAAACTCTACGTCGCGGTGGCGGCGGAATTGAAGGCCGGGAAGGCCACTTTGTTCTGGGCGATTCAGAACACCACCAGGGACCAGACCATTGTTCTTGTCCACGTTCTTGTACCGGCGAAGCTGATTCCCATGT TGGGAGGCAAGTTTCCTACAAGCTCTCTAACAACACAGCAAGTCGATGCTTACAGGATGTTGGAAAGAGATAAAATGAACAAGAGTTTGAATGAATACATCAATTTATGCTCACAAATGAAG GTAAAAGTGGAAAAGGCGGTGATTGAGATGGATGGTATTGCAAATGGGCTAGTCGAGCTCATTGAAAGACATCGTATCACCAAACTTGTCATGGGAGCAGCAGCCGATAAGCACTATTCTAG GAAAATGAAAGACGTTAAGTCCAAGACAGCAATCAATGTAAAAGAACAAGCCAATCCATTGTGCAAAATATACTTCATTTGCAAGGGACACCTGATCTACACCAG GGAATCTACTCCACATGCATCTTGGACGACACCTATGCCTAGTCAAAGCTCCATGGTCAGCAAAACACCAAGTTTACCCTCAAGACAAACCTCCATGGCCAGCCTAAGTGAGCAGTCAAGGGTACCAAATGTTTTCTTAAGGCAAAATGAGTCCTTTAATTCGTATGTAAGCACTACAGAAGATTTGTCCAGACAAACATCTTTTAGCTCTTTTGGCGACAGAAATGCAGCGGCATTGCCACCCACATCGTCTGTTAGGATTCCTCATAATAGAAGTGTTGGATCATCTTCCAACTATCCATGGGAAGGAATTTCAAGGAGTTCTCGCAGTTCTAGTCCGTCTGTTAATTTCGAAGACATCATTAACTCTTGTTTGGTATCAGTGGCAAATTACCACGAGAGTGAAGCCGGATCACTAATCTTGCCTTCAATCAATGGGCCTGAGAAGGAACATATCTTTTCACCTCCAAATCATGATATG GAAGATCAAGGGTTAGATGGAGACATCTATAATAAGTTTCAAGAAGCTCTAAAGGAAGCCGAGAAGCTAAAAAGTGAGGCATATGAAGAGTATTGCAAGCGCCAAAAAGCAGAAATGGATGCACTTTTGGCTCTCCAAAAG GCCAAAGCATCAGAGCATAAGTATGCCAAGGAGGCAAGACTCAGGAAAGAAACTGAGGAAACACTTGTAGCGGAAAAGTTgcaatttgaaaaactaaaaaaacaGTATTCTGATATATCTGAACAACTTAAAATGACAGTCGAGCAGAAATTGAAGTTGGAACTCcagatttctgaagttgaaaatgcTGCAAGGGATTATGAAAAGAAGCTATCAGAGGCACATGAACTTCTCCGCTCTCTTCAGTTAGATTATGATGTACTACAGCAGGAACATGACAAGGCAGTTAGAGATATGGACGAGCTACTTCTAAAGGAAGATCAGACAGCCAACATTTCCAGATCTTTCAGCTTGGAATTCTCCTCTTCAGAACTTAAAAAAGCGACTCAAGGATTTAGTGACTCATTGAAGATCGGGGAAGGAGGATTCGGAAGTGTCTACAAAGGCTTCCTGCGAAACACAGCTGTTGCTATAAAGTTGTTGCATCCACAAAGTATGCAAGGCATATCTGAGTTTCATCAGGAG GTATCCATACTAAGTAGGGTGAGGCACCCAAACCTTGTTACCCTTATAGGTGCTTGCTCAGAAACTTTAGCTCTCGTGTACGAGTTCCTCcctaatggaagtcttgaagatcgTCTTGCctgtaaagataattttgaacCCCTCTCATGGCAGGTTCGAACACGGATCATTGCAGAGATATGCTGTGCCCTGATCTTCCTTCACTCAAGCAATCCCTATCCTATAGTCCACGGTGACCTTAAGCCTGATAACATTCTTCTTGATGCCAACTATGTGAGTAAGATTGGTGATTTTGGCATCTCCCGTCTTCTCGACCAATCTAGCTCCTGTTCCACTCTCTCCTACAATACGACTAATCCCAGAGGAACCTTTGCATACATGGACCCTGAATATGTTACCACTGGGGAGCTTACACCACAATCTGATGTCTACTCTTTCGGAATTATAATCCTGCGGCTCTTGACTGGAAAACCTCCTGTAGCCATTGTCAAACTTGTAGAGAAATATGTGAACAATGAAAAGCTGCATGCGATCATTGATAAATCTGCAGGAAATTGGCCATTTGCGCAAGCAAACCAGTTGGCACGTCTGGGCCTTAGATGCTGTGCTCTCAGTCGGAAGAGCCGACCAGATCTAGCTGGGCAGGTTTGGCAGACTGTTGAACTCTCGATGAAGTCTGCTTCGTTATCTGCAACAACCCTGTCAGTGAGATCAGTCAGCAAAAACGACCGCACACCTCCTTACTTTATCTGTCCTATCTCCAAG GAGGTCATGGAAAATCCACACCTAGCAGCAGATGGCTATACTTATGAAGCTGAAGCTATGCGAAGCTGGATCGACAGCGGCCATGATACATCACCCATGACAAACTTAAAACTTCCAAACTGCGAGCTCATCCCGAATCACGCACTGCGTTCAGCCATCCAAGAATGGCGTCAGTAG
- the LOC122023538 gene encoding U-box domain-containing protein 33-like isoform X2 — translation MATRRGSIGSFGSVSSTVSSGLTEIEEEAAEEKLYVAVAAELKAGKATLFWAIQNTTRDQTIVLVHVLVPAKLIPMLGGKFPTSSLTTQQVDAYRMLERDKMNKSLNEYINLCSQMKVKVEKAVIEMDGIANGLVELIERHRITKLVMGAAADKHYSRESTPHASWTTPMPSQSSMVSKTPSLPSRQTSMASLSEQSRVPNVFLRQNESFNSYVSTTEDLSRQTSFSSFGDRNAAALPPTSSVRIPHNRSVGSSSNYPWEGISRSSRSSSPSVNFEDIINSCLVSVANYHESEAGSLILPSINGPEKEHIFSPPNHDMEDQGLDGDIYNKFQEALKEAEKLKSEAYEEYCKRQKAEMDALLALQKAKASEHKYAKEARLRKETEETLVAEKLQFEKLKKQYSDISEQLKMTVEQKLKLELQISEVENAARDYEKKLSEAHELLRSLQLDYDVLQQEHDKAVRDMDELLLKEDQTANISRSFSLEFSSSELKKATQGFSDSLKIGEGGFGSVYKGFLRNTAVAIKLLHPQSMQGISEFHQEVSILSRVRHPNLVTLIGACSETLALVYEFLPNGSLEDRLACKDNFEPLSWQVRTRIIAEICCALIFLHSSNPYPIVHGDLKPDNILLDANYVSKIGDFGISRLLDQSSSCSTLSYNTTNPRGTFAYMDPEYVTTGELTPQSDVYSFGIIILRLLTGKPPVAIVKLVEKYVNNEKLHAIIDKSAGNWPFAQANQLARLGLRCCALSRKSRPDLAGQVWQTVELSMKSASLSATTLSVRSVSKNDRTPPYFICPISKEVMENPHLAADGYTYEAEAMRSWIDSGHDTSPMTNLKLPNCELIPNHALRSAIQEWRQ, via the exons ATGGCGACCAGGAGAGGGAGTATAGGCAGCTTCGGGAGCGTCAGCTCGACGGTGAGCAGTGGCTTGACGGAGATTGAGGAGGAGGCGGCAGAGGAGAAACTCTACGTCGCGGTGGCGGCGGAATTGAAGGCCGGGAAGGCCACTTTGTTCTGGGCGATTCAGAACACCACCAGGGACCAGACCATTGTTCTTGTCCACGTTCTTGTACCGGCGAAGCTGATTCCCATGT TGGGAGGCAAGTTTCCTACAAGCTCTCTAACAACACAGCAAGTCGATGCTTACAGGATGTTGGAAAGAGATAAAATGAACAAGAGTTTGAATGAATACATCAATTTATGCTCACAAATGAAG GTAAAAGTGGAAAAGGCGGTGATTGAGATGGATGGTATTGCAAATGGGCTAGTCGAGCTCATTGAAAGACATCGTATCACCAAACTTGTCATGGGAGCAGCAGCCGATAAGCACTATTCTAG GGAATCTACTCCACATGCATCTTGGACGACACCTATGCCTAGTCAAAGCTCCATGGTCAGCAAAACACCAAGTTTACCCTCAAGACAAACCTCCATGGCCAGCCTAAGTGAGCAGTCAAGGGTACCAAATGTTTTCTTAAGGCAAAATGAGTCCTTTAATTCGTATGTAAGCACTACAGAAGATTTGTCCAGACAAACATCTTTTAGCTCTTTTGGCGACAGAAATGCAGCGGCATTGCCACCCACATCGTCTGTTAGGATTCCTCATAATAGAAGTGTTGGATCATCTTCCAACTATCCATGGGAAGGAATTTCAAGGAGTTCTCGCAGTTCTAGTCCGTCTGTTAATTTCGAAGACATCATTAACTCTTGTTTGGTATCAGTGGCAAATTACCACGAGAGTGAAGCCGGATCACTAATCTTGCCTTCAATCAATGGGCCTGAGAAGGAACATATCTTTTCACCTCCAAATCATGATATG GAAGATCAAGGGTTAGATGGAGACATCTATAATAAGTTTCAAGAAGCTCTAAAGGAAGCCGAGAAGCTAAAAAGTGAGGCATATGAAGAGTATTGCAAGCGCCAAAAAGCAGAAATGGATGCACTTTTGGCTCTCCAAAAG GCCAAAGCATCAGAGCATAAGTATGCCAAGGAGGCAAGACTCAGGAAAGAAACTGAGGAAACACTTGTAGCGGAAAAGTTgcaatttgaaaaactaaaaaaacaGTATTCTGATATATCTGAACAACTTAAAATGACAGTCGAGCAGAAATTGAAGTTGGAACTCcagatttctgaagttgaaaatgcTGCAAGGGATTATGAAAAGAAGCTATCAGAGGCACATGAACTTCTCCGCTCTCTTCAGTTAGATTATGATGTACTACAGCAGGAACATGACAAGGCAGTTAGAGATATGGACGAGCTACTTCTAAAGGAAGATCAGACAGCCAACATTTCCAGATCTTTCAGCTTGGAATTCTCCTCTTCAGAACTTAAAAAAGCGACTCAAGGATTTAGTGACTCATTGAAGATCGGGGAAGGAGGATTCGGAAGTGTCTACAAAGGCTTCCTGCGAAACACAGCTGTTGCTATAAAGTTGTTGCATCCACAAAGTATGCAAGGCATATCTGAGTTTCATCAGGAG GTATCCATACTAAGTAGGGTGAGGCACCCAAACCTTGTTACCCTTATAGGTGCTTGCTCAGAAACTTTAGCTCTCGTGTACGAGTTCCTCcctaatggaagtcttgaagatcgTCTTGCctgtaaagataattttgaacCCCTCTCATGGCAGGTTCGAACACGGATCATTGCAGAGATATGCTGTGCCCTGATCTTCCTTCACTCAAGCAATCCCTATCCTATAGTCCACGGTGACCTTAAGCCTGATAACATTCTTCTTGATGCCAACTATGTGAGTAAGATTGGTGATTTTGGCATCTCCCGTCTTCTCGACCAATCTAGCTCCTGTTCCACTCTCTCCTACAATACGACTAATCCCAGAGGAACCTTTGCATACATGGACCCTGAATATGTTACCACTGGGGAGCTTACACCACAATCTGATGTCTACTCTTTCGGAATTATAATCCTGCGGCTCTTGACTGGAAAACCTCCTGTAGCCATTGTCAAACTTGTAGAGAAATATGTGAACAATGAAAAGCTGCATGCGATCATTGATAAATCTGCAGGAAATTGGCCATTTGCGCAAGCAAACCAGTTGGCACGTCTGGGCCTTAGATGCTGTGCTCTCAGTCGGAAGAGCCGACCAGATCTAGCTGGGCAGGTTTGGCAGACTGTTGAACTCTCGATGAAGTCTGCTTCGTTATCTGCAACAACCCTGTCAGTGAGATCAGTCAGCAAAAACGACCGCACACCTCCTTACTTTATCTGTCCTATCTCCAAG GAGGTCATGGAAAATCCACACCTAGCAGCAGATGGCTATACTTATGAAGCTGAAGCTATGCGAAGCTGGATCGACAGCGGCCATGATACATCACCCATGACAAACTTAAAACTTCCAAACTGCGAGCTCATCCCGAATCACGCACTGCGTTCAGCCATCCAAGAATGGCGTCAGTAG
- the LOC122023598 gene encoding probable aquaporin PIP1-2, with the protein MEGKEEDVKLGANKFSERQPIGTAAQDKDYKEPPPAPLFEPGEIKSWSFYRAGIAEFVATFLFLYITILTVMGVKRGATTCATVGIQGIAWAFGGMIFALVYCTAGISGGHINPAVTFGLFLARKLSLTRALFYMIMQCLGAICGAGVVKGFQKGLYETNGGGANVVNHGYTKGSGLGAEIIGTFILVYTVFSATDAKRSARDSHVPILAPLPIGFAVFLVHLATIPITGTGINPARSLGAAVIYNRDHAWDDQWIFWVGPFVGAGLAAIYHQIVIRAIPFKSRS; encoded by the exons atggAGGGGAAGGAGGAGGATGTGAAGCTCGGAGCAAACAAGTTCTCGGAGAGGCAGCCGATTGGCACGGCGGCGCAGGACAAGGACTACAAGGAGCCACCGCCGGCGCCCCTGTTCGAGCCCGGCGAGATCAAGTCGTGGTCCTTCTACAGGGCCGGCATCGCCGAGTTCGTGGCCACCTTCCTCTTCCTGTACATCACCATCCTCACCGTCATGGGCGTCAAGAGAGGCGCCACCACGTGCGCCACCGTCGGCATCCAGGGTATCGCCTGGGCCTTCGGCGGCATGATCTTCGCCTTAGTCTACTGCACTGCGGGAATCTCCG GCGGGCACATCAACCCGGCGGTGACATTTGGGCTGTTCCTGGCGAGGAAGCTGTCCTTGACGAGGGCGCTGTTTTACATGATCATGCAGTGCTTGGGCGCCATCTGCGGCGCCGGCGTGGTGAAGGGGTTCCAGAAAGGGTTGTACGAGACTAACGGCGGCGGCGCCAACGTCGTCAACCACGGCTACACCAAAGGCAGCGGCTTGGGGGCCGAGATCATCGGCACCTTCATCCTCGTCTACACCGTCTTCTCCGCCACCGACGCCAAGAGGAGCGCCAGGGACTCCCATGTTCCT ATCCTTGCGCCTTTGCCAATTGGCTTTGCCGTGTTCCTGGTGCACTTGGCCACCATCCCCATCACTGGCACAGGCATCAACCCTGCTCGCAGCCTTGGTGCTGCCGTCATCTACAACAGAGACCATGCCTGGGATGACCAA TGGATCTTCTGGGTTGGCCCCTTCGTTGGAGCTGGCCTCGCCGCGATCTACCACCAGATTGTTATCAGAGCTATCCCGTTTAAGAGCAGATCTTGA
- the LOC122025032 gene encoding cytochrome P450 86A2-like, producing the protein MDVATVALVIACVGAYVAWFSRLASRLRGPRVWPVVGSLPGLIQHSERMHEWIADNLRGTGGTYQTCICAVPGLARRQGLVTVTCDPRNLEHVLKTRFDNYPKGPTWHAVFVDLLGDGIFNSDGDTWLLQRKTAALEFTTRTLRVAMSRWVGRSIHLRLLPILEEAAAAGHAGAVDLQDLLLRLTFDNICGLAFGRDPETLMPGLPENAFATAFDRATEATLHRFIFPELVWRFKKWLQVGMEATLTSSVAHVDRYLSAIIKSRKLELSDGRRDYDDLLSRFMKKGAYTDAFLQHVVLNFILAGRDTSSVALSWFFWLVSIHPAVERRILHELAAVLADSRGHDTATWLATPLAFEEVDRLVYLKAALSETLRLYPSVPEDSKYVMADDVLPDGTFVPAGSSVTYSIYSAGRMKSVWGSDCLEFRPERWLSPDGKRFEPHDSFKFVAFNAGPRVCLGKDLAYLQMKSIAAAVLLKHRLTVAPGHRIEQKMSLTLFMKDGLRMNVHDRDLRSIAAELSPSQPDVVAQSHMTEAVVATG; encoded by the coding sequence ATGGATGTGGCGACGGTGGCGTTGGTGATCGCCTGCGTGGGGGCGTACGTGGCCTGGTTCTCGCGGCTAGCATCGAGGCTCCGGGGGCCACGGGTGTGGCCGGTGGTGGGCAGCCTGCCGGGACTCATCCAGCACTCGGAGCGCATGCACGAGTGGATCGCCGACAACCTCCGTGGCACCGGCGGGACGTACCAGACCTGCATTTGCGCCGTGCCGGGACTGGCGCGGCGGCAGGGGCTGGTGACGGTGACCTGCGACCCGCGAAACCTGGAGCACGTACTCAAGACTCGGTTTGACAACTACCCCAAGGGTCCGACGTGGCACGCCGTCTTCGTCGACCTCCTCGGCGACGGCATTTTTAACTCTGACGGCGACACATGGTTGTTGCAGCGGAAGACGGCGGCGCTCGAGTTCACCACGCGGACGCTCCGCGTCGCCATGTCGCGGTGGGTCGGCCGCTCCATCCACCTCCGCCTGCTCCCCATTTTGGAAGAGGCCGCCGCCGCCGGGCACGCGGGTGCCGTCGACCTCCAGGACCTGCTGCTACGGCTCACCTTTGACAACATCTGCGGGCTGGCCTTCGGCAGGGACCCCGAGACGCTCATGCCGGGCCTCCCGGAGAACGCCTTCGCCACGGCCTTCGATCGAGCAACCGAGGCCACCCTGCACCGGTTCATCTTCCCCGAGCTGGTGTGGCGGTTCAAGAAATGGCTGCAGGTGGGGATGGAGGCGACGCTGACCAGCAgcgtggcgcacgtcgaccgctACCTGTCCGCCATCATCAAGTCGAGGAAACTGGAGCTGAGCGACGGCCGACGAGACTACGACGACCTCCTCTCGCGGTTCATGAAGAAGGGAGCGTATACCGACGCGTTCCTCCAGCACGTGGTGCTAAACTTCATCCTCGCCGGCCGCGACACCTCTTCCGTCGCCCTCAGCTGGTTCTTCTGGCTCGTCTCCATCCACCCGGCCGTGGAGCGCCGAATCCTGCATGAGCTGGCCGCCGTCCTGGCGGACTCCCGTGGTCACGACACCGCCACGTGGCTCGCGACGCCGCTAGCATTCGAGGAGGTCGACCGGCTCGTCTACCTCAAGGCGGCGCTCTCCGAGACGCTCCGGTTGTACCCCTCGGTGCCGGAGGACTCCAAGTACGTGATGGCCGACGACGTACTCCCGGACGGGACGTTCGTGCCGGCGGGCTCCTCCGTCACCTATTCCATCTACTCAGCTGGGCGGATGAAGTCGGTGTGGGGGAGCGACTGCCTCGAGTTCCGTCCAGAGAGGTGGCTCTCACCGGACGGCAAGCGGTTCGAGCCGCACGACTCCTTCAAGTTCGTAGCCTTCAACGCCGGGCCGCGCGTCTGCCTCGGGAAGGACCTAGCCTACCTGCAGATGAAGTCCATTGCGGCCGCGGTGCTGCTGAAGCACCGCCTCACCGTCGCCCCTGGCCACCGCATCGAGCAGAAGATGTCGCTGACGCTGTTCATGAAAGATGGGCTGAGGATGAACGTGCACGACCGTGACCTCAGATCCATTGCCGCAGAGCTCAGCCCGTCTCAGCCGGACGTGGTGGCGCAGTCGCACATGACCGAGGCGGTGGTTGCAACTGGCTGA